A window of Bombus huntii isolate Logan2020A chromosome 12, iyBomHunt1.1, whole genome shotgun sequence genomic DNA:
atttttatctgtAAAGATAggttttttaattcaattgtttttcctttttaagatGAACCTACGAGGTCTTTAAGTGGactgattttgaaaaataacgtTAAAGCTCATTTTTATAAGTTTTTACCAGAGGTTACAAATTTCATCAAACAAGAATGTTTATCTGCAGTTGGAGATTCATCACCTCTGATTCGTGCAACTGTTGGTATTTTAATAACTACCATTGCATCCAAAGGTATAGTTATTATTTAGTAGAAATAACTATCAAATAGCTTCAGAAAATTACTAAATCTTGTTTCTAATAGGTGAATTAACTAGATGGCCGGAATTGTTACCTGCACTTTGTCAAATGTTAGACTCACAAGACTATAATGTTTGTGAGGGTGCATTTGGTGCTCTTCAAAAGATCTGTGAAGATTCTGCAGAAATTTTAGATTCTGATGCACTTAATCGACCATTAAATGTTTTAATCCCAAAGTTCCTGCAATTTTTTAGACATTCAAGCCCTAAAATTAGATCACATGCTACTGCCTGTGTTAATCAGTTTATTGTTAATCGTACACAGGCTTTGATGATTCATATAGATAGCTTCCTGGAAAATCTCTTCCATTTAGCTAATGATGATGATCCAGAAGTCAGAAAGAACGTATGCAGGTATAATtgcattctttctttttttatataaagtatattgatATAAGATATAAGATATATACAATATCTTGTATGATATCATATTTATGGTTTTATAGGGCTCTGGTTATGTTGCTTGAAGTTCGAATGGATAGATTAATACCACATATGCATAACATAATAGAATATATGTTAATGAGGACGCAAGATCTTGATGAGGGAGTCGCTTTAGAAGCTTGTGAATTTTGGCTTTCATTAGCTGAGCAACCAATATGTAAAGAAGCACTTGCACCACATTTACCTCGTTTAGTACCTGTATTGGTAGGTAATCACAAAATAAAGCGAGTTTTAAAGCAAATGTCACGGAAAACTAATAAGTTTATAATGCATTACAATTTCATAGGTAAGGGGTATGAAATACTCAGACATTGATATAATACTTCTAAAGGGGGATGTGGAAGAAGATGAAATGATCCCAGATAGAGAAGAAGATATCAGACCAAGATTTCCCAAGTCAAAAACACACCATTCACATCATGGTAATATGAACAAGCACTCAAACGAAAACGGAGGTTGTGATGAAGAAGACACAGATGCTGAAGATGGATGTGATGACGATACGTCACTTAGTGACTGGAATTTAAGAAAATGTTCTGCTGCTGCTTTAGATATGTTGGCAAACGTATTTAGAGAAGAATTATTACCAGTTCTAGTACCAATTTTGAAAGAAACGCTTTTCCATCAAGATTGGGTAATCAAAGAGTCTGGAATATTAGCACTGGGAGCTATAGCAGAAGGTTCTTTTCGTAACAATCATTGATACATTACACCATTTTATATGGGTTTAAATCGTAATTTAATGCGTAATATACTATTGCAGGTTGTATGAGTGGAATGATTCCACATTTATCAGAATTAATTCCATATTTAATTAGTTGCTTAAGCGACAAAAAAGCACTAGTACGCGCTATTACTTGCTGGACATTAAGTCGTTACGCACATTGGGTTTGTGCGCAACCACACGATACACATTTGAAACCTTTAATGACTGAATTACTGAAACGAGTACTTGATGGCAATAAACGTGTCCAGGAAGCAGCATGTTCTGCTTTTGCAACGTTAGAAGAGGAAGCATGTACAGAACTAGTCCCTTATCTTGGATTTATTCTTGAAACGCTTGTTTTTGCTTTTGGTAAATATGCTCTTACACTACCATTACATTGGACAAACGCTTATTGTTTTACTAATCATTCTTATGTATGCAGGCAAATATCAAcataaaaatcttttaatattGTACGATGCAATTGGTACACTTGCTGATTCAGTAGGACATCATCTTAATAAACCAGATTACATTAACCTTCTTATGCCACCACTTATTAATAAGTGGAATGTGTTAAAAGATGAAGACAAAGACCTTTTCCCATTATTAGAATGCCTTTCTTCAATTGCGACTGCTTTACGATCTGGTTTCCTTCCTTATTGCGAACCCGTGTATAGGTAGGTTTCATTAACCTCTATCTTTGTAGATTTGATAGTGTATTTAAATctttatgtttatttatttatttattttttttttttaataggcGGTGTGTATCCCTCGTAGAGCAGACGCTAAATCAACACATAGCAAATACACAGAGTCCAGAACAATTTGAGGCCCCTGATAAAGATTTTATGATTGTTGCATTAGACCTTCTTAGTGGCTTAGCAGAAGGGTTGGATTGTCATATGGAACGCTTAGTAATGAACAGTAATGTAATGCAACTGCTGTATCAGTGTATGCAAGATGTTATGCCTGAAGTTAGACAAAGCAGTTTTGCCTTATTAGGGGACCTTACAAAGGCCTGTTTCCAACATGTTCTACCGTGCATACGTGAGTATTTTTGTTATGTAATTACATAGTAAGTTTATTACGTTTATTAACGTTCATTATGTTTATATGAGTTCAGTATGttcatttgttaattttatttatagcgGAATTTATGCCTATACTTGGACAGAATTTAAATCCTGAGTTTATATCTGTATGTAATAATGCAACATGGACTATCGGTGAAATAGCTATAAAACTCGGTAAACTGCTTTAAAGATGTAATCTATTGAAGCATCACAAAACTCTCTGGTAGAGTATGTATATgaatgtattttcttttttcttttttaggtTCTGATACAAGTGCATATATTCCATTAATTTTGACCCAGCTTATCGATATAATCAACAGACCGAATACGCCGAAAACGCTGTTAGAAAATACAGGTGAGTATCtgtgtataatattttcaaatatatagtTTTTTCTACACAGCTTAGTATATGGAGCATACTTTTAAATGTTAGAGGGTAATGTATAGTAaagtttcattatttttttttttttttttttttttggatatCATAAAAATACAACTATGTTATTACTGTTCACCTATATCTCGTAGAAGTAATACCTTTTCTTAGAAGTATGCTCTGCACACGAGGGGAAACTTTTCATTTAAGGCATTGCAGTACACGTGTTCtgtatattacaaatattgtataaaggTTTTTATGCAATTAGGATATTCAACGATTGTTTAATGAGAAGTCTCCCAAATATACAGAGAAAGTCCCCACATTAGATTCAGCATTCGGTGGCATTTAAGTTTAGGTGCATTTTccgtaaataattttattaaaggTAATAACCACACAGACTGACGACTTCGAGTGGTTTTATATGACCACGCTTGCACGTTTTATGAGCGGGTTAAATTATTAGTATTTGTATATTGGACCTGATTTAGTGGTGTGCGATTGCCTGCAGGCTTCATATGGCAGAAATATACTGCAATTCAATATACTATGCTTGCATCTAAGCCCCAAATATTGTTTCAATGGTACTTTAAATTGGCTTTTAAATTCACGaggaaaatttttatttttgtgttTCTTGATTGTACTTGTTTATATTAACATTTATTGGTAGAGATCATATTCATATCGGTTTTTTACAAATCATGGGCTCGCACGCTGCtatctaatttttattattgtttcagCAGCTACAATAGCACGGTATTGCCTATGTTCATTGTCGGTATTTCATATGTTCACCTCTGTTCCCACTGTctattaattgttaatattaaattaattattattgattaaatgattaattacaaattaattggAGTTTATAAACGACAACATATTCGCCTGAGTTGATCGTTGGTTCTCTATCAGTTTGTCTTATTGTTTGTGTTTCCGGTCACTTCACTACACTTCACTTGTCTACTTAccgaaatgaaatgaaaccgTAGCCATAACGATCGGTCGCCTAGGTTATGTGTGTCCCCACGACGTCGCCCCCATGTTACAGCAGTTTGTCCGACAGTGGTGtgtaaatttctttattattatattctattaattatattaccttctatttttattagcactttattattatatattattccCGACTCTTCAGTAACATTGCATCAGGGGCTGCTAAGAACTTTTGTGCAAGAATATTGtagcatatataatatacatatatagagaGCCCATCATGATTTTGTTTCcatattataaacaaatacgttatatgatttCTCGATAAAAAGGGGTGCAGTTTATTCTAAGTATAATGTTAAACTTGCCCAATGGTTTTTTGCAGTAGTTTTTACATTTACTTTGTATATTTACCTTGATTTACTGCCACCATGCAAGTATGTTATAGGCTCTTATATAGTTCAGCTCTTAAGCAGTTTGAGTCTAGGGTAGGTTTACATTTGTCACGTTTTTAGATCTGTGTAATATTTTAGCCTGTGTATTATTGCCTTGCATTGAAATCTAGAAACatatattctttctttcttaaagtatatttttcaCTGTGTACAGGTAGTTCCAATCAAAAGTGTCCTTTTGCATGCTAATTAACTCAGCATCAATATTGTGAAATACATCCTAGTTATATTCTTGCTACCACAACTACTGCTAATGTCTCTTTGCTTTGTAATATCAAAATCTTCAAAATTAAAGGGATGCTGTCAAATGTAAACCACACCTTAATTAATAATCTTGTACTAATACAATGCCgatcatattaaaataatattttaatgattcGCATAGAGTTGAAGAAATTATTCTTGGATAAGGTTTCTAAATGTTTTCAAAAAGAGATACAAAAGTACAGAACATCTGATAGAGGAACTCTATCTTATCTTATGTTAGATtagataacatttttttattttcttagatTAATAGTTTggattttttattctaaattGTTCAACAAATTGAAGAAtagaaacataaaaataaaaaagggtAACGTTCGTTAGGTAATCCAAACATAGGACTGGTCTCACCAAAACTAACAATTTTGCCACATTAATGGAGATGATTTATTCCTGTATAACTTACATAACTTGTGAGAATGAATATTATGTCAAGTGACTAGTTGTCATTTTTTGCTATAATCATACTCTTATAAATGTAAACAGTTTAATTATAAAGAAGGTAGATTTATCATTACAATAATAGTTCAGGCAAACAATAACTTTATCCAGTAAAGCTGATGTGTActatagaaaaatatcacTATCATATTTAGCATACATTCTTTAATTATGATAAATATACCTTCTtaaatcattaatattattcaCGACATAATGTGCACACATACTTTATTAGGTGTACCTCTTTGAGAAGCATAAGAGATAATGAAGAAAAGGATTCAGCATTTAGAGGTATGTGCCAGATGATTACAGTAAATCCTGCGGGAGTTGTACAAGATTTCATCTTTTTCTGTGATGCTGTTGCATCTTGGATGACGCCTAGAGAAGATCTTAAGGACATGTTTCAGAAGGTATATCAAAATAAATTATCACaacttaaattattttcaattgatTAATTGTTTTATTGTACAACATTGAGAAATCTGTTCTTCTGTAGATATTACATGGGTTCAAAAATCAAGTTGGTGTGGAAAATTGGAAACGATTTTCAGATCAATTCCCACCACAACTTAATGAACGACTCCATAATATGTATGGCGTTTGAGAAGCCCCGCCTAAATGCGGTAAGTTAATCCCGAAATTTGTACTTGTGTCAAATGAATTCTGAACAGttttatatacacatatacatagaCAGATAACATAGACAAAGGATGATCCTTACTTAAGTACCAGTTTTGGAAGTATGTATTAAAGTGAAGTAATTGTGTCTCTTTCAGAAGGCCGCTTTAAGGGGAAGGCCAAAAGGGGTTGGGCGGGAAACAGAACAATGGGTGTTCAGGGTGGGTGGGTGAAACCACGGCCTCTTCTCATCAACATCGTTGTCGTTACCGTGTTATGGTCATCGTCAGGCTCTCGGGGGAATTAATATGCGTTATTAGAGCTGCAATCAGCAAGAggtataaatgaaaaatcaaagtgagaatgaaacgaagaaaattgagAACGACAAAATAAATGTCATGGGCCGAAATGTAACGCGTGGGTGGGCGGGTAGGGGGGGCGGGAGGGAGGGAGGAACTGTGTTGGGGTCACCGACCATTTTACAGTAAAGGTATCATAACTTTGACGTTAAATCGCAttgcaaacaaaaaaaaacaaaagtgATACCTTCACGTAGTGAAAACGTACACGCTGTACACTCCGTTTCCATTAGCGCTGTGTAACACTGTTATGTGTTTAATTCTCGCGTATTGAAACGAGACATGAAGTGCTGGCAACCAACTAGCCCAGCTCTTAAACGAAACTGACTTCTCAATTATCGTGGAGGAGGAAAATAATAGCGAACAacaagaaataaaacaaatgaaaaggagaaaataatcgaaataCAAAAAAGGGTATAGATCTCACGTTATAGAGCTTGCTAAACTACTGTGATCGAAAATCTATATATTAggaaatattgattttttttttttttcttaaggAAGATAGAGAGATATTACATTCTATATGATGAGTTGTGTAGAGCTTTAGACGGTGGTAGTAATACTTATTTGATATAAAACTAACAAATAGAGAAGTATGTTAGTAGAAATTTCATAGTGTACAGAAGGTTTTtgagaatatgtatttttatacgtTGAAACACAATATAAATGCAGAGAAAGTGCCATTCCGTTCGTTTCGAACCAAAATTTTTCTGCTTACTTTATTCTCTCCTTGCTGATTgtgatattaggttatatgaCACTTTGTCATCATGTATGAATGGAACGTATTTCAAATGgattaatatatacatacttacatataaaaaaaatgaatgtatgtagatattatatataattatatatatcaaatatgATGTTTTAACCCACAGACTATTTTGTGattatttttttgttaaaaatattaaattaagatCACATTAGCTCTTAGTGTAAATAGGTAAATACATTTTAGAGTGGAAGATTTGTTATCACtatattgtttcaaattttttgcTTATGTATTACATCCTAATGGGTTAACATTATTTAAAGCAGCACGTGGGAGCGAATATAGTTTGAATATGATTTGCAGACAACGATTCACAGAGTTTTGAACCTATGACGTGAAATCTAACGCGATGTATGGAAATTTTCGTCGTGTACACGCCAATCtccatttcatttttctatctctttttgcgtttgtagaatatttttcgaattcAAGCGCTGACTGTGTCATTCCAGTCCAGTTTTTGGGCCAGTTTAAAAAGCAAGCACCTTTTATCATTAAAAGACGAGATTGCGTTTGTCGTCGTTATTTTTGCTGTCAAACGAGACTACGAAAATGAAGTCTTAAAATTGCGGGAAACGCGTTTATATGCATTGATGATAAGAAATGAATAAGTAAAAggtaataacaaatatattatcGAATGTCGTGAATTTTGCGAGAAAAAAGTCGCGGAAATCGATTTCTAGAACTCCTATGACGTGaactgtaatttttattttctgtttatttgttgaaaaaaGTATTCCAAAAAACATATGtgaaaaagtaaagaaaaaaaagctCAACTTGGATAATGAACTAATTTAATCGTCGTTGAGTCACTGTTGTCAATCAaactttattaataaaaaaaacaaaaaaaaaaggaacaaacAAACTGGCAGGATGAACTAGCGCAGGCGAGATTAGATAttacaagaaaaagaaaacgcgtTGAATCTGTTACGCATTTATAATAAGCGAGGCGATTTTTTCGGCCGATTCAAGACGCTTTTTCAAGCCGAACGATTCCCATCCGCTCGATCAAAAAGCACAGAGACCATCGTGTAATCACAGCAACGCTTGTGAGAAGTACAGTCCGGCAgtgagaatatttttttattgacATCATAGActaaatggaagaaaaagatattattttaacGTTCTACTTCTACTTTAACGAAGTATCACGTGATCTCGAGAAATAAAACGTGCAGTCTCTGTTTTCGTCGTTTTGTATGAAAAAGcaaaaaggaaggaagaacaGAACCTTTTGCGTAGAGAACAGAAAGATTTATCATATACGTACATTCGTGACCGCTCCTTTGACTCGATCCACGTTTGTCAATTGGCAACCTCCTTGTTGCCATTACTCTTTATCCCCATTTTTGGTCCTTTCCTTGCTCTGCCTGCGCcatttttgtgatattactattttttataattacttaAGGGCTTGGAAGTAAACAAGATTTAAGGAAAGAACAAAAACGAGCCATGTGCGATTTATCGACTAGAGtcgatataaattttctttatctAGGTTTCacagaaatatttaaacaagatatattttttttattcttattattactaCACGCTATGATTATTGCCTGCTTTTATTACAATCTCAATGTTGTATTGTAAATAATACAAAGCGAACGTCACCActaaaatcatttttttcaCATTGTCACTTATCTTTGTTACTGAATTGACTAGTGTTTAAATAACATATTCGATTtaacatacatatacacactcgagatatatatttatatatacatatgtatattttttttaaatagttcCTAAGCTAGAAGCAGAATGTTTTTCAGTGATACACAAGTGAACACAGACACAGATGCGTACACGATTTATAATAGACCTATCTCTCAGGTTATCCctattcaattttatactacaaagaaatggaattttcaatgaaagAATACTTGTTATACATGTTGTCACAGTGTCCTGTGTATCGTTGTAAATATAATAGCATATATGATTTTCTTGTGTAAAGAAAATACTTTGTCAACGACTCCCGTCGAGATTTCACGTGGCTcgctattatttattattgctcGGAACTTACACTCAAGATAAGGACTAGTTAAATTTATAATGAATTACGACAGTGAGTGGAAAAGTAAAATGTCACGAACAAAAAAAGAATTGACtatttatacataatattatatcaaagtaaattaattattataaagaagaaagagaggaggaAACGAGAAGTTGATTgatatttgagaaatttccaagttttttctatttgcaaagagagagagagagagagagagagagagagagtaaaAGAATGCATGAAAGAATACACAGAATGATTGCAAAGTAAATAAAACATAGAAGAAGAAAGACGTGAAAATGAATAAGtaattaaatgaaacaaacatgaagtaaatatattgttgtatctttattgttgttgttgcatGAGACTAGCGTAATAGACTGAGCCATACATGTGGTTAAATAACTATTAACGTAATATTTCTTAATActatattattgtaattattatacgatgtgtattatatttaatcaTGCTGTTTCGTGCGGGCAGTGTTTGGAGGGAGTTCTTATCCTTTGGGACTTTTGTAAACACTATTCACTTATAATTAACGGTAGCCTCGTCATCCTTAACTTAAGGATGTCCTTTATCATATCGTTCTTTAAAAATACGTACACAAAATTGCTCGTTTTATATTCTAGTTTGTATTTTATCATGTGTTATCATAGAGCAGATTCAATGATTAAATCATTAATTTAGTTTTTTAATATGATTGATCGTGGTTGAAGAATCAAATCTTATTCCctaaattgtaaagtagacGTATTCGTGTATGTCTTtctatatgtatgtatgtgcgTGTTGCGTGTTTCTGTGTGTGCTTGTATGTCGTGTgtgcatatataatatatttccaTTCCAATCGAGAAACATGAATAACGTGTGCaacgttttaaaatttttgtaCCGTGGGAAGAGATATATTGAATTCTTCTTTATTATGTAATTGTTTATTGAacgattttatatatttttcatcttaAAGTTAGGCAGAAAGAAGTATGATCTAGCTTTCTACTAAGATGCGCTTCTAGATCGCGTCAAGTTCTTCTCGATTGGGTCATGTGtcagagagaagagaagggaaAGCAAAAATCCTTTTCTTTCGCCCAAAGGATCGGAACTTCGTGGGGCTGTTCCTAGTACCTGATTATCCTATCCTTGCGGCACGAAGGCTCTTTTTTTCTAACGATGAACAAACACAAAACAGGAACAACCAGAAAACATCTTCTGGTAATTGGATTCTCTGTTCTCTCGCGTCTCGCAAGCGCCAGCGAATTCTTCTGCCCAGTGTTCGCACTTGgtacagagaaaaaaaaatcgtaaaACGGTGTTCTTTTTATTGTTGCATACCTTGACTGCCTAGTACTTAAGTACAcatgatatatgtatatatatacacacacatcttacatatatatatatatatattatatatatatatatatgtaatatatatatataatatatatatatgtatacatacacacaAATCTAACAGAGATAAAGAAAACTCAAGATTAGTGATCGCAAAGTGAGTCTTCTTTGTATGAAT
This region includes:
- the LOC126871690 gene encoding transportin-1 isoform X2; translated protein: MLSWRDGGGNRGELPFICEVREGWLRSVVLLKNTMKMAWQPQEEGLRQILTLLKESQSPDTATQRAVQEKLEELNKFPDFNNYLIFVLTKLTSEDEPTRSLSGLILKNNVKAHFYKFLPEVTNFIKQECLSAVGDSSPLIRATVGILITTIASKGELTRWPELLPALCQMLDSQDYNVCEGAFGALQKICEDSAEILDSDALNRPLNVLIPKFLQFFRHSSPKIRSHATACVNQFIVNRTQALMIHIDSFLENLFHLANDDDPEVRKNVCRALVMLLEVRMDRLIPHMHNIIEYMLMRTQDLDEGVALEACEFWLSLAEQPICKEALAPHLPRLVPVLVRGMKYSDIDIILLKGDVEEDEMIPDREEDIRPRFPKSKTHHSHHGNMNKHSNENGGCDEEDTDAEDGCDDDTSLSDWNLRKCSAAALDMLANVFREELLPVLVPILKETLFHQDWVIKESGILALGAIAEGCMSGMIPHLSELIPYLISCLSDKKALVRAITCWTLSRYAHWVCAQPHDTHLKPLMTELLKRVLDGNKRVQEAACSAFATLEEEACTELVPYLGFILETLVFAFGKYQHKNLLILYDAIGTLADSVGHHLNKPDYINLLMPPLINKWNVLKDEDKDLFPLLECLSSIATALRSGFLPYCEPVYRRCVSLVEQTLNQHIANTQSPEQFEAPDKDFMIVALDLLSGLAEGLDCHMERLVMNSNVMQLLYQCMQDVMPEVRQSSFALLGDLTKACFQHVLPCIPEFMPILGQNLNPEFISVCNNATWTIGEIAIKLGSDTSAYIPLILTQLIDIINRPNTPKTLLENTGVPL
- the LOC126871690 gene encoding transportin-1 isoform X1; this translates as MLSWRDGGGNRGELPFICEVREGWLRSVVLLKNTMKMAWQPQEEGLRQILTLLKESQSPDTATQRAVQEKLEELNKFPDFNNYLIFVLTKLTSEDEPTRSLSGLILKNNVKAHFYKFLPEVTNFIKQECLSAVGDSSPLIRATVGILITTIASKGELTRWPELLPALCQMLDSQDYNVCEGAFGALQKICEDSAEILDSDALNRPLNVLIPKFLQFFRHSSPKIRSHATACVNQFIVNRTQALMIHIDSFLENLFHLANDDDPEVRKNVCRALVMLLEVRMDRLIPHMHNIIEYMLMRTQDLDEGVALEACEFWLSLAEQPICKEALAPHLPRLVPVLVRGMKYSDIDIILLKGDVEEDEMIPDREEDIRPRFPKSKTHHSHHGNMNKHSNENGGCDEEDTDAEDGCDDDTSLSDWNLRKCSAAALDMLANVFREELLPVLVPILKETLFHQDWVIKESGILALGAIAEGCMSGMIPHLSELIPYLISCLSDKKALVRAITCWTLSRYAHWVCAQPHDTHLKPLMTELLKRVLDGNKRVQEAACSAFATLEEEACTELVPYLGFILETLVFAFGKYQHKNLLILYDAIGTLADSVGHHLNKPDYINLLMPPLINKWNVLKDEDKDLFPLLECLSSIATALRSGFLPYCEPVYRRCVSLVEQTLNQHIANTQSPEQFEAPDKDFMIVALDLLSGLAEGLDCHMERLVMNSNVMQLLYQCMQDVMPEVRQSSFALLGDLTKACFQHVLPCIPEFMPILGQNLNPEFISVCNNATWTIGEIAIKLGSDTSAYIPLILTQLIDIINRPNTPKTLLENTAITIGRLGYVCPHDVAPMLQQFVRQWCTSLRSIRDNEEKDSAFRGMCQMITVNPAGVVQDFIFFCDAVASWMTPREDLKDMFQKILHGFKNQVGVENWKRFSDQFPPQLNERLHNMYGV